One genomic region from Dehalococcoidia bacterium encodes:
- a CDS encoding Ig-like domain-containing protein, with protein sequence MARWPVGRLVLLGSVLLTVLLAGHALPRAALAASGAGGNTGPVASVRTVLATPPTANNDSYTTPENVALFVPAPGVLANDSFTAGDAIQVVFRALPLHGSGSVGFDGSVAYFPNAGFVGVDTMQYNIFDATTNSSSAFATVSITVTATPLVAVNDSGSVTAGGTLSVAAPGVLANDAAPFGDTLTAVLVTGPAHGALTLNADGSYSYTPAITFQGADGFSYRIHDATSNLESNVATVTLTVAANPLQGGVSQPSAPASGPFAYVANGVDNTVSVIDTSTNRVVATVPVGLAPQGVAVNLAGTRVYVTNAGDNTVSVIDASANKVVATVNVGRLPLGIAVNPAGTRVYVANFADNTVSVIDAGTNSAIATLPVGAAPVGVVVNPAGTRVYVSSEIGNTVAVIDTGSNQVIATVPVNSFPIGVAMSPSGARLYVVTGRSNSVAVIDTSTNAVVASLPAGQVPVAVVANPAGTRLYVTDAGSDRVSVIDIASGSILASVPVGLTPIGLAITPDGASVYVANSDNSSVSVIDTRTNTVAATVLVGSGATAFGQFIRPGVPGAPFGVVPPPQQQPAPAPPVIPIPLFSVSVTVQGCGNVTPPGGGGPHLFGDTVTLQAVPCAGSSFVGWAGGPCSGTAINPCAVVVPPSNLAITAIFRPQLKSRVPGL encoded by the coding sequence GTGGCGCGATGGCCGGTCGGGCGACTGGTGCTGCTGGGCTCGGTACTGCTGACCGTGTTGCTGGCGGGTCATGCCTTGCCGCGCGCTGCCCTCGCTGCGTCTGGCGCGGGAGGGAACACCGGTCCCGTTGCTTCCGTCCGCACCGTGCTCGCCACGCCGCCGACGGCCAACAACGACAGTTACACCACGCCCGAAAACGTGGCGCTCTTCGTACCGGCCCCCGGCGTACTCGCCAACGACAGCTTCACCGCCGGCGACGCCATCCAGGTGGTTTTTCGCGCCCTGCCACTGCACGGGTCCGGCAGCGTCGGCTTTGATGGCAGCGTCGCCTACTTTCCCAACGCCGGCTTCGTCGGCGTCGACACAATGCAGTACAACATCTTCGACGCCACGACCAACAGCAGCTCGGCGTTTGCGACCGTTTCGATCACCGTCACGGCCACGCCGCTCGTTGCCGTGAACGACAGCGGCAGCGTCACCGCCGGCGGCACACTGAGCGTGGCCGCGCCGGGCGTGCTCGCCAACGATGCTGCCCCCTTCGGCGATACGCTGACCGCCGTGCTTGTCACCGGCCCGGCGCACGGCGCGCTCACCCTGAACGCCGACGGCAGCTATAGCTACACGCCGGCGATCACGTTTCAGGGCGCCGACGGCTTCAGCTACCGGATCCACGATGCAACGAGCAATCTGGAGTCGAACGTAGCGACGGTGACGCTGACCGTGGCGGCGAATCCGTTGCAGGGCGGCGTCTCCCAGCCCTCCGCACCGGCGTCTGGACCGTTCGCCTACGTTGCTAACGGCGTCGACAACACGGTCTCCGTGATCGACACCAGCACAAACCGAGTCGTCGCCACCGTACCGGTCGGGCTGGCGCCGCAGGGCGTGGCGGTGAACCTGGCGGGAACGCGCGTTTATGTCACGAACGCCGGCGACAACACGGTTTCGGTGATTGATGCGAGCGCGAACAAGGTCGTCGCCACTGTGAACGTCGGGAGGTTGCCACTCGGCATCGCCGTGAACCCGGCGGGGACGCGCGTCTACGTCGCCAACTTTGCCGACAACACGGTTTCCGTGATCGACGCCGGGACGAACTCGGCTATCGCGACGCTGCCCGTCGGGGCGGCGCCGGTGGGCGTGGTGGTCAATCCGGCCGGAACCCGTGTGTACGTAAGCTCGGAGATCGGCAACACCGTCGCCGTAATCGATACCGGTTCGAACCAGGTGATCGCCACTGTGCCGGTCAACAGCTTCCCCATCGGCGTCGCTATGAGCCCCAGCGGCGCCCGTCTCTATGTAGTCACCGGCCGCAGCAATTCGGTTGCGGTGATCGACACCAGCACGAACGCCGTGGTCGCCAGCTTGCCGGCGGGACAAGTTCCTGTGGCGGTCGTCGCGAATCCCGCCGGCACCCGTCTCTACGTCACCGACGCCGGCAGCGACCGCGTCTCCGTGATCGATATCGCCAGCGGCAGCATCCTCGCCAGCGTGCCGGTGGGGCTGACGCCGATCGGCCTGGCCATCACACCCGACGGCGCCTCGGTCTACGTCGCCAATTCCGACAACAGCAGCGTATCGGTGATCGATACGCGCACAAACACCGTTGCGGCAACGGTCCTGGTCGGCAGCGGCGCCACGGCGTTCGGGCAGTTCATCCGGCCCGGCGTTCCGGGCGCGCCCTTCGGAGTGGTGCCGCCGCCGCAGCAGCAGCCGGCGCCGGCGCCGCCGGTGATCCCGATTCCTCTCTTCTCCGTGTCGGTGACGGTGCAGGGCTGCGGCAACGTCACGCCGCCGGGCGGCGGCGGGCCTCACCTGTTCGGCGACACCGTGACGCTGCAGGCCGTGCCCTGCGCCGGCAGCAGCTTTGTCGGCTGGGCAGGCGGTCCCTGCAGTGGCACGGCGATCAACCCGTGCGCGGTGGTTGTGCCGCCCTCCAACCTGGCGATCACCGCGATCTTCCGGCCGCAGCTCAAAAGCCGAGTCCCCGGTCTTTGA
- the radC gene encoding DNA repair protein RadC: MRELPLAERPRERLRSYGEGALATAELLAIILRVGMAGENVLDVASRLLSQHGGLVGLARLNFDELCATRGLGEAKAAQLRAALELGRRLAVATPEERPVIREPKDVAHLLQSELQLLDQEQLRVLVLNTKNQVLAIPTISSGTVNQSQVRPAEVFRPAIRSNAPSIIVVHNHPSGDPTPSKDDVSVTRELVAAGRLLDVEVLDHIVIGLGRFVSLKDRGLGF, translated from the coding sequence ATCCGCGAGCTGCCGTTGGCCGAGCGCCCGCGCGAGCGGCTGCGCAGCTACGGCGAGGGCGCGCTCGCCACGGCGGAGCTGCTGGCGATCATCCTGCGTGTCGGCATGGCGGGCGAAAACGTGCTCGACGTGGCCAGCCGCCTGCTCAGCCAGCACGGCGGCCTCGTGGGCCTCGCCCGGCTGAACTTCGATGAGCTCTGCGCCACGCGCGGGCTGGGCGAAGCGAAGGCGGCGCAGCTCCGCGCCGCGCTGGAGCTGGGCCGCCGCCTTGCCGTGGCCACACCCGAGGAGCGCCCGGTGATTCGCGAGCCGAAGGACGTGGCGCACCTGCTGCAGAGCGAGCTGCAACTGCTCGATCAGGAGCAGCTCCGCGTGCTCGTGCTCAACACGAAGAACCAGGTGCTGGCGATCCCGACGATCTCCAGCGGCACCGTCAACCAGTCGCAGGTGCGGCCGGCGGAGGTCTTTCGCCCCGCGATTCGAAGCAATGCGCCCAGTATCATCGTCGTGCACAACCATCCCTCGGGCGACCCGACGCCGAGCAAGGACGACGTGAGCGTGACGCGCGAGCTGGTCGCCGCGGGGCGTCTGCTCGACGTGGAAGTGCTCGACCACATCGTGATCGGTCTCGGCCGCTTCGTCTCGCTCAAAGACCGGGGACTCGGCTTTTGA
- a CDS encoding response regulator transcription factor, whose amino-acid sequence MGVAIHIVDASGWSERAVPALRQAGFVTLRVDTRDAAERLIRRRPPDHIIAVDAAPRLDALEATHWLMAATTAPITVVIRGDDERRALGCFAAGADDVVSADCPPRVLIARLRAVLRRVGAPAGDGVGPVAIGEIRVEPESHQALVRGRPVHLTPLEFALLHALMRDPGVVYTREDLLDAVWGARDMAVERTIDAHVWKLRRKIASHGGQPEHIVSVPHFGYRFRRPDEALQALPALAG is encoded by the coding sequence ATGGGCGTCGCCATCCACATTGTCGATGCGTCTGGCTGGAGTGAGCGGGCCGTGCCCGCGCTCAGGCAGGCGGGCTTCGTCACCCTGCGCGTGGACACGCGCGACGCGGCCGAGCGCCTGATCCGCCGCCGCCCGCCGGATCACATCATCGCCGTCGATGCCGCGCCACGCCTGGACGCGCTCGAAGCGACGCACTGGCTGATGGCAGCCACCACCGCGCCGATCACCGTCGTGATCCGAGGTGATGACGAACGCCGGGCGCTGGGCTGCTTCGCGGCCGGCGCCGACGACGTCGTCTCAGCCGACTGTCCGCCGCGCGTACTGATCGCCCGCCTGCGCGCCGTGTTGCGACGGGTCGGCGCGCCCGCCGGCGACGGCGTGGGGCCGGTCGCGATCGGCGAGATCCGCGTCGAGCCCGAGTCACACCAGGCGCTGGTGCGCGGCCGCCCGGTACACCTGACGCCGCTGGAGTTCGCCCTGCTGCACGCGCTGATGCGCGACCCCGGCGTGGTCTACACGCGCGAGGATCTGCTTGACGCGGTATGGGGGGCACGCGACATGGCCGTCGAGCGCACGATCGACGCGCACGTCTGGAAACTGCGCCGCAAGATCGCTTCCCACGGCGGCCAGCCCGAGCATATCGTCTCCGTGCCGCACTTCGGCTACCGCTTCCGCCGCCCTGACGAGGCGCTGCAAGCGCTGCCGGCGCTGGCGGGCTGA
- a CDS encoding HEAT repeat domain-containing protein, with amino-acid sequence MAERLGVHGVEQAGSGHSSPPSAEIADLCRQLADEQSRRPAQMRLRQTTDQDHWFDLLRYTAQLARRTEPETRSLDAATRRAHHAAVAAFLAPPGDACDDARAAALRRGLTDRNASVRSLSAELVGLRAESGALEQLRPLLDDGNDRVRAAAVRALSTLDPADVIPLLLRALERYDVVAAEAVSALAAIGEPAVPPLIAELRGGSAWARWHAARALGSVGDERAIQPLVGALNDGDGGVRWQAARALSRFGSAALDPLLRALCTMTVTPWLAEGADRVLQRVATGALYQHVKPLRRALHHLDAAVEAPVAAAQARAALREQG; translated from the coding sequence ATGGCGGAGAGGTTAGGCGTACACGGCGTCGAGCAAGCCGGTTCGGGTCACTCGTCGCCCCCTTCCGCTGAGATCGCCGACCTGTGCCGGCAACTCGCCGACGAGCAATCCCGCCGCCCCGCGCAGATGCGCCTGCGCCAGACGACCGACCAGGACCACTGGTTCGATCTGCTGCGCTACACCGCACAGCTCGCCCGTCGCACCGAACCGGAAACGCGCTCGCTGGACGCGGCGACGCGCCGGGCGCATCATGCCGCTGTGGCGGCGTTCCTGGCGCCGCCCGGCGATGCCTGTGACGACGCTCGCGCCGCCGCACTGCGGCGCGGCCTGACCGACCGGAACGCAAGCGTGCGCTCGCTTTCCGCGGAGCTTGTCGGTCTGCGGGCTGAGTCCGGCGCCCTGGAACAGCTCCGTCCCCTGCTCGACGACGGCAACGACCGCGTACGCGCGGCCGCCGTGAGAGCCCTCTCCACCCTCGATCCTGCGGACGTCATTCCGCTGCTCTTGCGGGCGCTTGAGCGGTACGACGTGGTTGCGGCGGAAGCCGTCTCGGCGCTGGCCGCGATCGGCGAACCGGCCGTGCCGCCATTGATCGCGGAGCTGCGCGGCGGATCGGCCTGGGCGCGCTGGCACGCGGCGCGGGCGTTGGGCAGCGTCGGTGACGAACGCGCGATCCAACCGCTCGTCGGCGCCCTGAATGACGGGGACGGCGGCGTGCGCTGGCAGGCGGCACGGGCGCTGTCCCGCTTCGGCTCTGCCGCACTCGACCCGCTCTTGCGCGCCCTTTGCACGATGACGGTGACGCCGTGGCTGGCCGAAGGCGCCGACCGCGTGCTGCAGCGCGTGGCCACCGGCGCGCTGTACCAGCACGTCAAGCCCCTGCGCCGCGCCCTCCACCACCTCGACGCCGCGGTGGAAGCGCCTGTCGCCGCGGCACAGGCGCGGGCCGCGCTGCGTGAGCAGGGCTAA
- a CDS encoding SDR family oxidoreductase — translation MAEDAPLKGKVAIVTGAGRRRSIGRPIAVALAREGCDVVLTGTGRKPEDYPEDEKATGWRDIESVAEEVRALGRRALPLISDVRRADSIQELVGRTVGELGSVDILINNAGAARGADRVAVVELDEAIWRNVIETNLTGTFLMSKAVARQQIKQGNGGRIVNISSIAGKTHGANTAAYAASKAGVQSLTASMAAELARYQVTVNAVLPGIIDTFRMDDLGRGEQWERIVKERVPLGRAGTGEDIAELTVFLCTEKAAWITGQCYIVDGGAVRRG, via the coding sequence ATGGCGGAGGACGCGCCGCTCAAGGGCAAAGTGGCAATCGTCACCGGCGCCGGCCGGCGACGCAGCATCGGCCGGCCGATCGCCGTGGCGCTGGCGCGCGAGGGCTGTGACGTGGTGCTCACCGGCACCGGCCGCAAGCCGGAGGACTACCCCGAAGACGAGAAGGCGACGGGCTGGCGCGACATCGAGTCTGTGGCCGAGGAGGTGCGGGCCCTGGGGCGGCGGGCGCTGCCGCTGATCTCGGACGTGCGCCGCGCCGACTCAATCCAGGAGCTGGTCGGACGCACCGTGGGCGAGCTGGGCAGCGTGGACATTCTGATCAACAACGCCGGCGCGGCCCGCGGAGCAGACCGCGTGGCCGTCGTAGAACTGGACGAGGCGATCTGGCGCAACGTGATCGAGACGAACCTCACCGGCACGTTCTTGATGTCGAAAGCGGTGGCGCGCCAGCAGATCAAGCAGGGGAACGGCGGCCGCATCGTCAACATCTCCTCGATTGCCGGCAAGACCCACGGCGCCAACACGGCGGCCTACGCGGCCAGCAAGGCGGGCGTCCAATCGCTGACCGCCTCGATGGCGGCCGAACTGGCGCGCTACCAGGTTACGGTCAACGCCGTGCTGCCGGGCATCATCGACACCTTCCGCATGGACGACCTGGGCCGCGGCGAGCAGTGGGAGCGGATCGTGAAGGAACGTGTCCCCCTCGGCCGCGCCGGCACCGGCGAGGATATCGCCGAGCTGACGGTCTTCCTCTGCACCGAGAAGGCCGCCTGGATCACCGGCCAGTGCTACATCGTCGACGGCGGCGCGGTGCGCCGCGGCTAA